One genomic region from Colletes latitarsis isolate SP2378_abdomen chromosome 10, iyColLati1, whole genome shotgun sequence encodes:
- the Dia gene encoding diaphanous related formin 1 isoform X1 has protein sequence MANRKDKSSAGFLDTWFGRPKKSGRGGGVRSGSGNHTIPRPHSGDDFNEIEQQRSIIERMDEETVNDRFEEMLANMNLTEEKKEPLRQQSETKKKEMLVLHYKGSIQENRSKFDKPADYIQYLAQPDLSVNKIYNCVESLRIALTNNPLSWVQEFGTKGLKQVLATLNECYRNAFIYYDSDNRYERIQYECIRCLKAIMNNTVGIKEMLAHHEALTIVARSLEPTKPSVMSEAVKLLGAVCLISSDSHKKVLYAITMNGEFKGRERFLPIVQGLMNKKNENLRVECLQLINSIISSAEELDFRLHLRNEIMRVGLADILEMLEKDESEDLARHLKIFSDHKEEDYEEFVQRFDHVRLELDDVNDCFEVIKNMVMETSAEPYFLSIIQHLLFVRDDALVRPAYYKLIEECVSQIVLHRSGCDPDFSATKRFQIDVQPLIDTLVEKSRAEEERRLVEMSQKLEKAIASRQEAEAKLQHAENKIRELEQGVIQPGGGSGKVGTCPAPPGMGGPPPPPPPPLPNMGGSGPPPPPPPPLPFGMGPPRPPAMGSTGPPPPPPPPMPGARGPAPPPMPGMGLGPAPPPMMSGFSVLGGPQPLPLGLKPKKKWEVEAPLKRANWKAILPHKLTEKSFWTKVQEDRLASPDILDGLAQKFASKPSGKKIDDVVDKSAPSKKAKDLKVLDGKAAQNILILLSGTLKHMSFEQVKSCLLKCEGPVISDNILQGLIQYLPPPDLLSKLQLYKDQFDDLTEAEQFCVTISTIKRLLPRLRSLSFMLRYEELVQDVKPDIVAGTAACEEVKGSKTFARILELILLLGNYMNSGSKNGQAFGFEISFLTKLTSTKDIDNKQTLMHYLVDTIEHKFPECLNFPEELAHVDRASRVSLENVQRTLRQMETNIRNLEQDLSNAKVPQSDEDMFVGVMGPFAKKARESYEVLQNMFKNMDSLYTEISEFFSFDKQKYTIEEFFGDIKTFKDDFMHAQREIIKLREGEEKQRRAREAREKAEVEKAARAARKRALVDMNAHETQEGVMDSLMEALQTGSAFSRPDQRRKRQARAAGAERRAQLNRSRSRTGLVGTGLLGRELSTELLSSA, from the exons ATGGCCAATAGAAAAGACAAATCGTCTGCTGGTTTT CTGGACACATGGTTCGGCCGACCAAAAAAGTCCGGGCGTGGAGGTGGGGTCAGAAGTGGTTCGGGAAACCACACGATTCCCCGGCCCCATTCCGGCGATGACTTCAACGAGATCGAACAACAACGTTCCATCATCGAGAGGATGGATGAGGAAACGGTGAACGATAGATTCGAGGAAATGTTG GCCAACATGAATCTGACCGAGGAGAAGAAGGAACCGTTGCGGCAGCAGTCGGAAACGAAGAAGAAAGAGATGTTGGTTCTCCATTATAAGGGCAGCATACAGGAGAATAGGTCGAAGTTCGACAAACCGGCAGATTATATACAATATTTAGCGCAACCAGACCTGAGCGTCAACAAAATCTACAATTGCGTCGAGTCGTTGAGAATAGCGTTGACCAACAATCCTCTAAGTTGGGTACAAGAATTCGGAACGAAGGGACTGAAACAGGTTTTAGCGACGCTGAACGAGTGCTATCGGAA TGCCTTCATATATTACGATAG CGACAATCGTTACGAGCGTATACAGTACGAATGCATCCGATGCTTGAAGGCTATCATGAACAACACCGTCGGTATAAAGGAGATGTTGGCCCACCACGAAGCCCTGACGATCGTGGCAAGGTCGCTAGAACCGACGAAACCGTCCGTCATGTCCGAGGCTGTGAAATTGCTCGGTGCGGTTTGTCTTATATCGAGCGACAGTCATAAAAAGGTGTTGTACGCCATTACCATGAACGGTGAATTCAAAGGAAGGGAGAGGTTTCTGCCGATTGTTCAGGGACTGATGAATAAGAAGAATGAAAACTTAAGG GTGGAGTGCCTTCAACTGATAAACTCCATCATCTCCTCGGCCGAAGAGTTGGATTTCAGATTGCATCTGCGGAACGAAATTATGCGAGTAGGCCTGGCCGATATTCTGGAGATGCTCGAGAAGGACGAATCGGAGGATCTGGCTAGGCATCTGAAGATCTTCAGCGACCACAAGGAGGAAGATTACGAAGAATTCGTGCAGAGGTTCGATCACGTCCGATTAGAACTGGACGATGTAAACGATTGTTTCGAAGTGATTAAAAATATGGTGATGGAAACGTCGGCCGAACCGTATTTTTTGTCCATAATTCAACATCTGTTGTTCGTCAGAGACGACGCCTTGGTGAG GCCTGCGTATTACAAATTGATCGAGGAGTGTGTGTCGCAAATAGTGCTGCACCGTTCAGGCTGTGACCCGGATTTTAGCGCGACCAAACGGTTTCAAATCGATGTCCAACCGCTGATAGACACGTTGGTCGAAAAGTCAAGGGCAGAAGAAGAGAGGCGGTTGGTCGAAATGTCACAGAAATTAGAAAAAGCGATAGCCAGTAGACAGGAAGCCGAAGCGAAACTTCAGCATGCAGAGAACAAGATCAGGGAGTTGGAACAAGGAGTGATTCAGCCTGGCGGCGGTAGTGGG AAAGTTGGCACGTGTCCAGCTCCGCCCGGAATGGGAGGCCCACCGCCGCCTCCACCACCCCCACTTCCGAACATGGGGGGATCAGGGCCTCCACCACCGCCACCACCGCCGCTACCCTTCGGAATGGGCCCGCCGCGTCCACCCGCGATGGGTTCGACGGGGCCACCACCACCTCCACCACCACCTATGCCCGGCGCACGTGGTCCCGCCCCACCACCGATGCCTGGAATGGGTTTGGGCCCCGCTCCGCCACCAATGATGTCGGGATTCTCCGTATTAGGTGGCCCTCAACCGCTACCTTTGGGCCTAAAACCCAAGAAGAAGTGGGAAGTGGAAGCTCCATTGAAGAGAGCGAATTGGAAGGCG ATTCTGCCACACAAGCTTACCGAAAAATCGTTTTGGACGAAAGTGCAAGAAGATAGGTTGGCGAGTCCTGATATCCTGGACGGTCTGGCTCAGAAGTTCGCATCGAAACCGAGCGGGAAGAAAATCGACGACGTCGTGGACAA GTCAGCTCCATCGAAGAAAGCGAAGGACCTGAAAGTTCTTGACGGCAAAGCCGCACAGAATATACTTATACTCCTCAGCGGTACTCTGAAGCATATGTCCTTCGAACAGGTGAAATCCTGTTTGCTGAAGTGCGAAGGACCCGTCATATCGGATAATATATTGCAGGGACTGATACAATATTTACCACCACCCGATCTGCTGTCGAAGTTGCAGCTTTACAAGGACCAGTTCGACGATTTGACGGAAGCTGAACAGTTTTGCGTTACC ATATCGACCATTAAGAGGCTACTGCCAAGACTGAGGTCGTTGAGTTTCATGCTACGATACGAAGAATTGGTACAAGACGTGAAGCCGGACATAGTGGCGGGCACCGCAGCCTGCGAGGAGGTGAAGGGCAGCAAAACGTTCGCTAGAATTCTAGAATTGATTTTGTTACTCGGCAACTATATGAATTCTGGGTCGAAGAACGGACAGGCATTTGGATTCGAGATCAGTTTTCTAACGAAG TTGACCAGTACGAAAGATATCGACAACAAGCAGACTCTTATGCACTACCTGGTGGACACGATAGAACACAAATTCCCAGAGTGTTTGAACTTCCCGGAAGAGCTGGCACACGTGGACAGAGCGAGTCGAGTGTCGTTGGAGAATGTTCAGAGAACGTTGCGTCAAATGGAAACAAACATCCGAAATCTTGAGCAGGATCTGTCAAATGCCAAAGTTCCCCAATCCGACGAGGATATGTTTGTCGGAGTTATGGGT ccgtttgcgaagaaagcccgTGAATCTTACGAAGTTTTGCAAAATATGTTCAAGAACATGGACAGCCTGTACACCGAGATATCGGAATTCTTCTCCTTCGACAAGCAAAAGTACACGATAGAGGAGTTCTTCGGCGACATAAAAACGTTCAAAGACGATTTCATG CACGCGCAACGAGAGATAATAAAATTGCGGGAGGGCGAGGAGAAGCAGAGAAGAGCGAGGGAGGCACGCGAAAAAGCGGAAGTCGAGAAAGCGGCACGGGCAGCCCGTAAACGCGCTCTGGTCGACATGAACGCGCACGAAACGCAGGAAGGCGTTATGGACAGCTTAATGGAGGCGCTACAAACTGGTTCCGCGTTCAGTCGACCGGATCAACGACGCAAGCGTCAAGCACGCGCCGCTGGTG CAGAGAGAAGAGCTCAACTAAATAGAAGTCGATCGCGAACAGGATTAGTCGGGACTGGTTTACTGGGAAGAGAACTTTCGAC AGAACTTTTAAGCTCGGCATAA
- the Dia gene encoding diaphanous related formin 1 isoform X3 — MANRKDKSSAGFLDTWFGRPKKSGRGGGVRSGSGNHTIPRPHSGDDFNEIEQQRSIIERMDEETVNDRFEEMLANMNLTEEKKEPLRQQSETKKKEMLVLHYKGSIQENRSKFDKPADYIQYLAQPDLSVNKIYNCVESLRIALTNNPLSWVQEFGTKGLKQVLATLNECYRNDNRYERIQYECIRCLKAIMNNTVGIKEMLAHHEALTIVARSLEPTKPSVMSEAVKLLGAVCLISSDSHKKVLYAITMNGEFKGRERFLPIVQGLMNKKNENLRVECLQLINSIISSAEELDFRLHLRNEIMRVGLADILEMLEKDESEDLARHLKIFSDHKEEDYEEFVQRFDHVRLELDDVNDCFEVIKNMVMETSAEPYFLSIIQHLLFVRDDALVRPAYYKLIEECVSQIVLHRSGCDPDFSATKRFQIDVQPLIDTLVEKSRAEEERRLVEMSQKLEKAIASRQEAEAKLQHAENKIRELEQGVIQPGGGSGKVGTCPAPPGMGGPPPPPPPPLPNMGGSGPPPPPPPPLPFGMGPPRPPAMGSTGPPPPPPPPMPGARGPAPPPMPGMGLGPAPPPMMSGFSVLGGPQPLPLGLKPKKKWEVEAPLKRANWKAILPHKLTEKSFWTKVQEDRLASPDILDGLAQKFASKPSGKKIDDVVDKSAPSKKAKDLKVLDGKAAQNILILLSGTLKHMSFEQVKSCLLKCEGPVISDNILQGLIQYLPPPDLLSKLQLYKDQFDDLTEAEQFCVTISTIKRLLPRLRSLSFMLRYEELVQDVKPDIVAGTAACEEVKGSKTFARILELILLLGNYMNSGSKNGQAFGFEISFLTKLTSTKDIDNKQTLMHYLVDTIEHKFPECLNFPEELAHVDRASRVSLENVQRTLRQMETNIRNLEQDLSNAKVPQSDEDMFVGVMGPFAKKARESYEVLQNMFKNMDSLYTEISEFFSFDKQKYTIEEFFGDIKTFKDDFMHAQREIIKLREGEEKQRRAREAREKAEVEKAARAARKRALVDMNAHETQEGVMDSLMEALQTGSAFSRPDQRRKRQARAAGAERRAQLNRSRSRTGLVGTGLLGRELSTELLSSA, encoded by the exons ATGGCCAATAGAAAAGACAAATCGTCTGCTGGTTTT CTGGACACATGGTTCGGCCGACCAAAAAAGTCCGGGCGTGGAGGTGGGGTCAGAAGTGGTTCGGGAAACCACACGATTCCCCGGCCCCATTCCGGCGATGACTTCAACGAGATCGAACAACAACGTTCCATCATCGAGAGGATGGATGAGGAAACGGTGAACGATAGATTCGAGGAAATGTTG GCCAACATGAATCTGACCGAGGAGAAGAAGGAACCGTTGCGGCAGCAGTCGGAAACGAAGAAGAAAGAGATGTTGGTTCTCCATTATAAGGGCAGCATACAGGAGAATAGGTCGAAGTTCGACAAACCGGCAGATTATATACAATATTTAGCGCAACCAGACCTGAGCGTCAACAAAATCTACAATTGCGTCGAGTCGTTGAGAATAGCGTTGACCAACAATCCTCTAAGTTGGGTACAAGAATTCGGAACGAAGGGACTGAAACAGGTTTTAGCGACGCTGAACGAGTGCTATCGGAA CGACAATCGTTACGAGCGTATACAGTACGAATGCATCCGATGCTTGAAGGCTATCATGAACAACACCGTCGGTATAAAGGAGATGTTGGCCCACCACGAAGCCCTGACGATCGTGGCAAGGTCGCTAGAACCGACGAAACCGTCCGTCATGTCCGAGGCTGTGAAATTGCTCGGTGCGGTTTGTCTTATATCGAGCGACAGTCATAAAAAGGTGTTGTACGCCATTACCATGAACGGTGAATTCAAAGGAAGGGAGAGGTTTCTGCCGATTGTTCAGGGACTGATGAATAAGAAGAATGAAAACTTAAGG GTGGAGTGCCTTCAACTGATAAACTCCATCATCTCCTCGGCCGAAGAGTTGGATTTCAGATTGCATCTGCGGAACGAAATTATGCGAGTAGGCCTGGCCGATATTCTGGAGATGCTCGAGAAGGACGAATCGGAGGATCTGGCTAGGCATCTGAAGATCTTCAGCGACCACAAGGAGGAAGATTACGAAGAATTCGTGCAGAGGTTCGATCACGTCCGATTAGAACTGGACGATGTAAACGATTGTTTCGAAGTGATTAAAAATATGGTGATGGAAACGTCGGCCGAACCGTATTTTTTGTCCATAATTCAACATCTGTTGTTCGTCAGAGACGACGCCTTGGTGAG GCCTGCGTATTACAAATTGATCGAGGAGTGTGTGTCGCAAATAGTGCTGCACCGTTCAGGCTGTGACCCGGATTTTAGCGCGACCAAACGGTTTCAAATCGATGTCCAACCGCTGATAGACACGTTGGTCGAAAAGTCAAGGGCAGAAGAAGAGAGGCGGTTGGTCGAAATGTCACAGAAATTAGAAAAAGCGATAGCCAGTAGACAGGAAGCCGAAGCGAAACTTCAGCATGCAGAGAACAAGATCAGGGAGTTGGAACAAGGAGTGATTCAGCCTGGCGGCGGTAGTGGG AAAGTTGGCACGTGTCCAGCTCCGCCCGGAATGGGAGGCCCACCGCCGCCTCCACCACCCCCACTTCCGAACATGGGGGGATCAGGGCCTCCACCACCGCCACCACCGCCGCTACCCTTCGGAATGGGCCCGCCGCGTCCACCCGCGATGGGTTCGACGGGGCCACCACCACCTCCACCACCACCTATGCCCGGCGCACGTGGTCCCGCCCCACCACCGATGCCTGGAATGGGTTTGGGCCCCGCTCCGCCACCAATGATGTCGGGATTCTCCGTATTAGGTGGCCCTCAACCGCTACCTTTGGGCCTAAAACCCAAGAAGAAGTGGGAAGTGGAAGCTCCATTGAAGAGAGCGAATTGGAAGGCG ATTCTGCCACACAAGCTTACCGAAAAATCGTTTTGGACGAAAGTGCAAGAAGATAGGTTGGCGAGTCCTGATATCCTGGACGGTCTGGCTCAGAAGTTCGCATCGAAACCGAGCGGGAAGAAAATCGACGACGTCGTGGACAA GTCAGCTCCATCGAAGAAAGCGAAGGACCTGAAAGTTCTTGACGGCAAAGCCGCACAGAATATACTTATACTCCTCAGCGGTACTCTGAAGCATATGTCCTTCGAACAGGTGAAATCCTGTTTGCTGAAGTGCGAAGGACCCGTCATATCGGATAATATATTGCAGGGACTGATACAATATTTACCACCACCCGATCTGCTGTCGAAGTTGCAGCTTTACAAGGACCAGTTCGACGATTTGACGGAAGCTGAACAGTTTTGCGTTACC ATATCGACCATTAAGAGGCTACTGCCAAGACTGAGGTCGTTGAGTTTCATGCTACGATACGAAGAATTGGTACAAGACGTGAAGCCGGACATAGTGGCGGGCACCGCAGCCTGCGAGGAGGTGAAGGGCAGCAAAACGTTCGCTAGAATTCTAGAATTGATTTTGTTACTCGGCAACTATATGAATTCTGGGTCGAAGAACGGACAGGCATTTGGATTCGAGATCAGTTTTCTAACGAAG TTGACCAGTACGAAAGATATCGACAACAAGCAGACTCTTATGCACTACCTGGTGGACACGATAGAACACAAATTCCCAGAGTGTTTGAACTTCCCGGAAGAGCTGGCACACGTGGACAGAGCGAGTCGAGTGTCGTTGGAGAATGTTCAGAGAACGTTGCGTCAAATGGAAACAAACATCCGAAATCTTGAGCAGGATCTGTCAAATGCCAAAGTTCCCCAATCCGACGAGGATATGTTTGTCGGAGTTATGGGT ccgtttgcgaagaaagcccgTGAATCTTACGAAGTTTTGCAAAATATGTTCAAGAACATGGACAGCCTGTACACCGAGATATCGGAATTCTTCTCCTTCGACAAGCAAAAGTACACGATAGAGGAGTTCTTCGGCGACATAAAAACGTTCAAAGACGATTTCATG CACGCGCAACGAGAGATAATAAAATTGCGGGAGGGCGAGGAGAAGCAGAGAAGAGCGAGGGAGGCACGCGAAAAAGCGGAAGTCGAGAAAGCGGCACGGGCAGCCCGTAAACGCGCTCTGGTCGACATGAACGCGCACGAAACGCAGGAAGGCGTTATGGACAGCTTAATGGAGGCGCTACAAACTGGTTCCGCGTTCAGTCGACCGGATCAACGACGCAAGCGTCAAGCACGCGCCGCTGGTG CAGAGAGAAGAGCTCAACTAAATAGAAGTCGATCGCGAACAGGATTAGTCGGGACTGGTTTACTGGGAAGAGAACTTTCGAC AGAACTTTTAAGCTCGGCATAA
- the Dia gene encoding diaphanous related formin 1 isoform X2: protein MITDWLDTWFGRPKKSGRGGGVRSGSGNHTIPRPHSGDDFNEIEQQRSIIERMDEETVNDRFEEMLANMNLTEEKKEPLRQQSETKKKEMLVLHYKGSIQENRSKFDKPADYIQYLAQPDLSVNKIYNCVESLRIALTNNPLSWVQEFGTKGLKQVLATLNECYRNAFIYYDSDNRYERIQYECIRCLKAIMNNTVGIKEMLAHHEALTIVARSLEPTKPSVMSEAVKLLGAVCLISSDSHKKVLYAITMNGEFKGRERFLPIVQGLMNKKNENLRVECLQLINSIISSAEELDFRLHLRNEIMRVGLADILEMLEKDESEDLARHLKIFSDHKEEDYEEFVQRFDHVRLELDDVNDCFEVIKNMVMETSAEPYFLSIIQHLLFVRDDALVRPAYYKLIEECVSQIVLHRSGCDPDFSATKRFQIDVQPLIDTLVEKSRAEEERRLVEMSQKLEKAIASRQEAEAKLQHAENKIRELEQGVIQPGGGSGKVGTCPAPPGMGGPPPPPPPPLPNMGGSGPPPPPPPPLPFGMGPPRPPAMGSTGPPPPPPPPMPGARGPAPPPMPGMGLGPAPPPMMSGFSVLGGPQPLPLGLKPKKKWEVEAPLKRANWKAILPHKLTEKSFWTKVQEDRLASPDILDGLAQKFASKPSGKKIDDVVDKSAPSKKAKDLKVLDGKAAQNILILLSGTLKHMSFEQVKSCLLKCEGPVISDNILQGLIQYLPPPDLLSKLQLYKDQFDDLTEAEQFCVTISTIKRLLPRLRSLSFMLRYEELVQDVKPDIVAGTAACEEVKGSKTFARILELILLLGNYMNSGSKNGQAFGFEISFLTKLTSTKDIDNKQTLMHYLVDTIEHKFPECLNFPEELAHVDRASRVSLENVQRTLRQMETNIRNLEQDLSNAKVPQSDEDMFVGVMGPFAKKARESYEVLQNMFKNMDSLYTEISEFFSFDKQKYTIEEFFGDIKTFKDDFMHAQREIIKLREGEEKQRRAREAREKAEVEKAARAARKRALVDMNAHETQEGVMDSLMEALQTGSAFSRPDQRRKRQARAAGAERRAQLNRSRSRTGLVGTGLLGRELSTELLSSA, encoded by the exons ATGATCACAGATTGG CTGGACACATGGTTCGGCCGACCAAAAAAGTCCGGGCGTGGAGGTGGGGTCAGAAGTGGTTCGGGAAACCACACGATTCCCCGGCCCCATTCCGGCGATGACTTCAACGAGATCGAACAACAACGTTCCATCATCGAGAGGATGGATGAGGAAACGGTGAACGATAGATTCGAGGAAATGTTG GCCAACATGAATCTGACCGAGGAGAAGAAGGAACCGTTGCGGCAGCAGTCGGAAACGAAGAAGAAAGAGATGTTGGTTCTCCATTATAAGGGCAGCATACAGGAGAATAGGTCGAAGTTCGACAAACCGGCAGATTATATACAATATTTAGCGCAACCAGACCTGAGCGTCAACAAAATCTACAATTGCGTCGAGTCGTTGAGAATAGCGTTGACCAACAATCCTCTAAGTTGGGTACAAGAATTCGGAACGAAGGGACTGAAACAGGTTTTAGCGACGCTGAACGAGTGCTATCGGAA TGCCTTCATATATTACGATAG CGACAATCGTTACGAGCGTATACAGTACGAATGCATCCGATGCTTGAAGGCTATCATGAACAACACCGTCGGTATAAAGGAGATGTTGGCCCACCACGAAGCCCTGACGATCGTGGCAAGGTCGCTAGAACCGACGAAACCGTCCGTCATGTCCGAGGCTGTGAAATTGCTCGGTGCGGTTTGTCTTATATCGAGCGACAGTCATAAAAAGGTGTTGTACGCCATTACCATGAACGGTGAATTCAAAGGAAGGGAGAGGTTTCTGCCGATTGTTCAGGGACTGATGAATAAGAAGAATGAAAACTTAAGG GTGGAGTGCCTTCAACTGATAAACTCCATCATCTCCTCGGCCGAAGAGTTGGATTTCAGATTGCATCTGCGGAACGAAATTATGCGAGTAGGCCTGGCCGATATTCTGGAGATGCTCGAGAAGGACGAATCGGAGGATCTGGCTAGGCATCTGAAGATCTTCAGCGACCACAAGGAGGAAGATTACGAAGAATTCGTGCAGAGGTTCGATCACGTCCGATTAGAACTGGACGATGTAAACGATTGTTTCGAAGTGATTAAAAATATGGTGATGGAAACGTCGGCCGAACCGTATTTTTTGTCCATAATTCAACATCTGTTGTTCGTCAGAGACGACGCCTTGGTGAG GCCTGCGTATTACAAATTGATCGAGGAGTGTGTGTCGCAAATAGTGCTGCACCGTTCAGGCTGTGACCCGGATTTTAGCGCGACCAAACGGTTTCAAATCGATGTCCAACCGCTGATAGACACGTTGGTCGAAAAGTCAAGGGCAGAAGAAGAGAGGCGGTTGGTCGAAATGTCACAGAAATTAGAAAAAGCGATAGCCAGTAGACAGGAAGCCGAAGCGAAACTTCAGCATGCAGAGAACAAGATCAGGGAGTTGGAACAAGGAGTGATTCAGCCTGGCGGCGGTAGTGGG AAAGTTGGCACGTGTCCAGCTCCGCCCGGAATGGGAGGCCCACCGCCGCCTCCACCACCCCCACTTCCGAACATGGGGGGATCAGGGCCTCCACCACCGCCACCACCGCCGCTACCCTTCGGAATGGGCCCGCCGCGTCCACCCGCGATGGGTTCGACGGGGCCACCACCACCTCCACCACCACCTATGCCCGGCGCACGTGGTCCCGCCCCACCACCGATGCCTGGAATGGGTTTGGGCCCCGCTCCGCCACCAATGATGTCGGGATTCTCCGTATTAGGTGGCCCTCAACCGCTACCTTTGGGCCTAAAACCCAAGAAGAAGTGGGAAGTGGAAGCTCCATTGAAGAGAGCGAATTGGAAGGCG ATTCTGCCACACAAGCTTACCGAAAAATCGTTTTGGACGAAAGTGCAAGAAGATAGGTTGGCGAGTCCTGATATCCTGGACGGTCTGGCTCAGAAGTTCGCATCGAAACCGAGCGGGAAGAAAATCGACGACGTCGTGGACAA GTCAGCTCCATCGAAGAAAGCGAAGGACCTGAAAGTTCTTGACGGCAAAGCCGCACAGAATATACTTATACTCCTCAGCGGTACTCTGAAGCATATGTCCTTCGAACAGGTGAAATCCTGTTTGCTGAAGTGCGAAGGACCCGTCATATCGGATAATATATTGCAGGGACTGATACAATATTTACCACCACCCGATCTGCTGTCGAAGTTGCAGCTTTACAAGGACCAGTTCGACGATTTGACGGAAGCTGAACAGTTTTGCGTTACC ATATCGACCATTAAGAGGCTACTGCCAAGACTGAGGTCGTTGAGTTTCATGCTACGATACGAAGAATTGGTACAAGACGTGAAGCCGGACATAGTGGCGGGCACCGCAGCCTGCGAGGAGGTGAAGGGCAGCAAAACGTTCGCTAGAATTCTAGAATTGATTTTGTTACTCGGCAACTATATGAATTCTGGGTCGAAGAACGGACAGGCATTTGGATTCGAGATCAGTTTTCTAACGAAG TTGACCAGTACGAAAGATATCGACAACAAGCAGACTCTTATGCACTACCTGGTGGACACGATAGAACACAAATTCCCAGAGTGTTTGAACTTCCCGGAAGAGCTGGCACACGTGGACAGAGCGAGTCGAGTGTCGTTGGAGAATGTTCAGAGAACGTTGCGTCAAATGGAAACAAACATCCGAAATCTTGAGCAGGATCTGTCAAATGCCAAAGTTCCCCAATCCGACGAGGATATGTTTGTCGGAGTTATGGGT ccgtttgcgaagaaagcccgTGAATCTTACGAAGTTTTGCAAAATATGTTCAAGAACATGGACAGCCTGTACACCGAGATATCGGAATTCTTCTCCTTCGACAAGCAAAAGTACACGATAGAGGAGTTCTTCGGCGACATAAAAACGTTCAAAGACGATTTCATG CACGCGCAACGAGAGATAATAAAATTGCGGGAGGGCGAGGAGAAGCAGAGAAGAGCGAGGGAGGCACGCGAAAAAGCGGAAGTCGAGAAAGCGGCACGGGCAGCCCGTAAACGCGCTCTGGTCGACATGAACGCGCACGAAACGCAGGAAGGCGTTATGGACAGCTTAATGGAGGCGCTACAAACTGGTTCCGCGTTCAGTCGACCGGATCAACGACGCAAGCGTCAAGCACGCGCCGCTGGTG CAGAGAGAAGAGCTCAACTAAATAGAAGTCGATCGCGAACAGGATTAGTCGGGACTGGTTTACTGGGAAGAGAACTTTCGAC AGAACTTTTAAGCTCGGCATAA